Proteins co-encoded in one Trueperella abortisuis genomic window:
- a CDS encoding GNAT family N-acetyltransferase: MNVWEVSTEEELERCFAIRLAVFVDEQNVAAENEIDALDLDPSTRHVLAEVDGRDAGTARLLVDGPGRVHVGRMAVHAWTRGTGVGRAVMMKIHEMALDYAVDGVTRSELSAQEAAMGFYRSLGYEVKNGQRYLDEGIWHQDMILDLRRADVR; encoded by the coding sequence GTGAACGTGTGGGAAGTGAGCACTGAGGAGGAACTCGAGCGATGCTTCGCCATCCGCCTCGCGGTCTTCGTTGACGAGCAGAACGTGGCCGCAGAAAACGAGATCGACGCGCTCGATCTCGATCCGTCCACGCGCCACGTGCTCGCCGAGGTCGACGGTCGCGACGCCGGCACGGCGCGCCTCCTCGTGGACGGGCCGGGGCGCGTGCACGTGGGCCGCATGGCGGTACACGCGTGGACTCGGGGGACTGGGGTCGGGCGCGCGGTCATGATGAAGATTCACGAGATGGCGCTTGACTATGCCGTGGACGGCGTCACCCGATCCGAGCTGTCGGCGCAGGAAGCCGCGATGGGCTTTTACCGCAGCCTCGGTTACGAGGTGAAGAACGGGCAGCGTTACCTGGACGAGGGCATCTGGCATCAGGACATGATCCTCGATCTGCGACGCGCCGACGTGAGGTAG
- a CDS encoding DivIVA domain-containing protein codes for MAQLTEHDVVNMRFNEPKRAEDGFDKDQVDFFLDEVAETIATLTKEKAELEAQLQTAKARITELENQLGLSTPQADQAAPSDATSTAQFAQVQPAASEVTDATSMLALAQRLHDEHVANGKAEEERIITEANAERTRIITEAEDIHNRTLTKLEEERSLLERKISELREFERDYRTRLRSYLESLLQNVEMQNNSNQ; via the coding sequence ATGGCTCAGCTAACCGAGCACGATGTCGTCAATATGCGCTTCAACGAACCGAAGCGTGCCGAGGATGGCTTCGATAAGGACCAGGTCGATTTCTTCCTCGACGAGGTCGCCGAAACCATCGCGACCCTGACGAAGGAGAAGGCTGAGCTCGAGGCCCAGCTGCAGACGGCAAAGGCTCGCATCACCGAGCTCGAGAACCAGCTAGGCCTTTCCACTCCGCAGGCTGACCAGGCTGCGCCGTCGGACGCCACCTCCACCGCCCAGTTCGCTCAGGTCCAGCCGGCGGCCAGCGAGGTCACGGATGCCACCTCGATGCTTGCCCTCGCCCAGCGCCTTCACGACGAGCACGTGGCCAACGGCAAGGCCGAGGAGGAGCGGATCATCACCGAGGCGAACGCCGAGCGCACCCGCATCATCACCGAGGCGGAGGACATCCACAACCGCACGCTCACCAAGCTGGAGGAGGAGCGCTCGCTGCTCGAGCGCAAGATCTCCGAGCTGCGCGAGTTCGAGCGTGACTACCGCACGCGTCTGCGTAGCTACCTCGAGTCGCTGCTGCAGAATGTCGAGATGCAGAACAACTCCAACCAGTAG
- a CDS encoding polyphenol oxidase family protein has protein sequence MSSSSLIDWFHGPLPPGVRAGFTSVRGGSSTGEYASLNLGFHVGDDRGAVEANRKRFEGSIGQSVAWMNQVHADHIADFRDSRLEAGFLNVGDADAIVVGRGQAAAVMVADCVPLILVAASGERGAVVHVGRAGLDLGIGPATVERLGEDVIAILGPSICGRCYEVSSQLADEVGGRWPASRATTSWGTPALDIPAGLETQLRECGVSEIHRSPVCTYESAEHYSHRRATHARTQTGRFVGVLQIVRHTGVVRGNSRFL, from the coding sequence GTGTCTTCTTCATCCCTCATCGATTGGTTCCACGGTCCGCTCCCGCCCGGCGTTCGGGCGGGTTTCACCAGCGTCCGAGGAGGGTCCTCGACGGGGGAGTACGCCTCCCTCAACCTGGGCTTCCACGTGGGCGACGACCGCGGGGCCGTGGAGGCTAACCGAAAGAGATTCGAGGGGAGCATCGGCCAATCGGTCGCCTGGATGAACCAGGTTCACGCCGACCACATCGCCGACTTTCGCGACTCGCGCCTCGAGGCGGGTTTTCTCAACGTCGGCGATGCGGACGCGATCGTCGTCGGCCGCGGGCAAGCGGCCGCCGTTATGGTCGCCGACTGCGTGCCGCTCATCCTGGTGGCGGCGAGCGGGGAGCGCGGCGCCGTCGTCCACGTCGGGCGAGCAGGCCTCGACCTCGGCATCGGCCCGGCCACCGTTGAGCGCCTCGGTGAGGACGTTATCGCGATCCTGGGTCCCTCAATCTGCGGGCGCTGCTACGAGGTCAGCTCACAACTGGCCGACGAGGTCGGTGGGCGCTGGCCGGCAAGCCGCGCCACGACGTCGTGGGGAACGCCCGCGCTGGATATCCCGGCGGGCCTGGAGACCCAGCTGCGGGAGTGCGGCGTGAGTGAGATTCACCGCTCGCCCGTATGCACCTACGAGTCTGCGGAGCACTATTCGCACCGGCGCGCCACGCACGCCCGAACCCAGACGGGCCGCTTCGTCGGAGTGCTCCAGATCGTGCGACACACCGGCGTCGTTCGCGGAAATAGCCGGTTTCTCTAA
- a CDS encoding RluA family pseudouridine synthase produces the protein MKTYLVPDGLAGGRVDATLATITGLSRAKCAELVEGGQVRLDGARPKNSTRVAAGSVLEVELPGEEPVVRETPVDGMGVIFEDEDIIVVDKPAGVAAHASQNFDGPNVLGALLASGVRLTTSGPQERQGIVHRLDVGTSGAMVVAKSERAYSGLKHAFRERRVKKIYHALVQGLPDPMSGTVDAPIGRDMRHQWKMGIRADGKHAITHYDVVESMAGAALVEVHLETGRTHQIRVHMSAIKHPCLGDVMYGADPVQAEKLGLERQWLHAVRLGFEHPTTGHYIEFESQYPADLEHALEIVREGMYEVRP, from the coding sequence GTGAAGACCTACCTCGTTCCGGACGGGTTGGCGGGCGGTCGCGTGGACGCAACGCTCGCCACGATCACCGGCCTGTCACGTGCCAAGTGCGCCGAACTGGTCGAAGGCGGCCAGGTGCGCTTGGATGGCGCCCGGCCCAAGAACTCGACCAGGGTGGCCGCGGGGAGTGTGCTGGAGGTGGAGCTACCGGGCGAGGAACCGGTAGTGCGCGAGACGCCGGTGGACGGCATGGGCGTGATCTTCGAAGATGAGGACATCATCGTTGTCGACAAGCCCGCTGGTGTGGCCGCGCACGCCTCCCAGAATTTTGACGGCCCGAACGTGCTCGGGGCGCTACTCGCTTCGGGGGTGCGCTTGACGACGTCGGGCCCGCAGGAGCGTCAAGGAATCGTCCACCGCCTCGACGTGGGCACGTCGGGGGCGATGGTGGTGGCCAAGTCCGAACGCGCCTACTCTGGACTCAAGCACGCCTTCCGCGAGCGGCGGGTGAAGAAGATCTACCACGCGCTCGTCCAGGGCCTTCCGGATCCGATGTCCGGCACGGTTGACGCGCCGATTGGGCGCGACATGCGCCACCAGTGGAAGATGGGGATTCGCGCGGACGGCAAGCACGCGATCACGCACTACGACGTCGTCGAATCGATGGCGGGTGCCGCGCTTGTCGAGGTCCACTTGGAGACCGGGCGCACGCACCAGATCCGTGTCCACATGTCCGCCATCAAGCACCCCTGCCTGGGCGATGTCATGTACGGCGCCGATCCGGTGCAGGCGGAGAAGCTGGGGTTGGAACGCCAGTGGCTCCACGCGGTGCGTCTCGGTTTTGAACACCCGACGACCGGGCACTACATTGAATTTGAATCACAGTATCCTGCGGATCTCGAACACGCTTTGGAAATTGTCCGCGAGGGAATGTATGAGGTGCGGCCGTGA
- a CDS encoding YggT family protein, whose amino-acid sequence MGIVGLLLFWACQFYILVLIGRVVLDFVQILSRDWYPTGGLVVVANLVYKLTDPPLKFLGRFIPPLNLGGVSLDLGFIVLFIAVQVIQRFAYLL is encoded by the coding sequence ATGGGTATCGTCGGGCTACTCCTTTTCTGGGCCTGCCAGTTCTACATCCTGGTTCTCATCGGGCGGGTAGTGCTGGACTTCGTCCAGATCCTCTCGCGGGACTGGTACCCCACGGGTGGGCTTGTCGTGGTGGCCAACTTGGTCTACAAGCTGACCGACCCGCCGCTGAAATTCCTCGGCCGGTTTATCCCCCCGCTCAACCTCGGCGGGGTCAGCCTCGACCTGGGCTTTATTGTCCTGTTTATCGCTGTTCAGGTGATCCAGCGTTTCGCCTACCTGCTCTAG
- a CDS encoding cell division protein SepF — MGLFDKIAAKAMPEDDYEDVDYGEYEDYEDEAHDDYESVSPIRPVAQAPEVARIVTVWVATFRDAADFATEFRNGLPVVLNLSEAADDERKRIVDFAYGLTFGLEGSFSSISDDVFLLTPKSVKIDSYGTEATRAFS, encoded by the coding sequence ATGGGATTGTTTGACAAGATTGCGGCAAAGGCGATGCCGGAGGACGACTACGAGGACGTCGACTACGGCGAGTACGAGGACTACGAGGACGAGGCGCACGATGATTACGAGAGCGTGAGCCCGATCCGACCCGTGGCCCAAGCACCCGAAGTCGCCCGCATCGTGACGGTGTGGGTCGCCACATTCCGCGACGCCGCGGACTTCGCTACGGAGTTCCGCAACGGCCTTCCCGTGGTGCTCAACCTTTCGGAGGCGGCAGACGACGAGCGCAAGCGTATCGTGGACTTCGCCTACGGGCTGACCTTCGGCCTCGAGGGCTCCTTTAGCAGCATCTCCGACGACGTCTTCCTCCTGACCCCGAAGTCGGTCAAGATCGACTCGTACGGCACGGAAGCCACGCGCGCCTTCTCCTGA
- the lspA gene encoding signal peptidase II — protein sequence MKKILPFTLGLVTIAIDQLVKQWALGALGGGERIELLGSVLSLRLVFNSGAAFSLGNSMTWVITAIAVVVSIGLPFLIARSARVPAIILGFVWGGAVGNLLDRLFRAPGFPEGHVVDMIDYNGYFVGNVADIALVAGVAALLFYEFFHAEKEQ from the coding sequence ATGAAGAAGATTCTTCCTTTTACTCTTGGCCTTGTCACCATTGCCATCGACCAGCTGGTCAAGCAGTGGGCGCTCGGCGCGCTCGGTGGCGGGGAGCGGATCGAGCTGCTCGGTAGCGTCCTGTCTTTGCGCCTCGTGTTTAATTCGGGTGCCGCATTCTCCTTGGGCAACTCGATGACGTGGGTGATCACGGCGATCGCCGTCGTCGTCAGCATCGGTCTGCCCTTTCTCATTGCGCGCAGCGCGCGCGTGCCCGCTATCATCCTCGGCTTTGTCTGGGGTGGAGCCGTGGGCAACCTGCTGGATCGGCTCTTCCGCGCGCCGGGATTCCCGGAGGGGCACGTGGTGGACATGATCGACTACAACGGCTACTTCGTGGGCAACGTGGCCGACATCGCGCTGGTGGCGGGCGTGGCGGCGCTCTTGTTCTACGAATTCTTCCACGCGGAGAAGGAGCAGTGA